A window of the Gossypium hirsutum isolate 1008001.06 chromosome A05, Gossypium_hirsutum_v2.1, whole genome shotgun sequence genome harbors these coding sequences:
- the LOC107959357 gene encoding 60S ribosomal protein L10a, whose amino-acid sequence MSKLQSDALREAISTIVAQSKEKQRKFTETIELQIGLKNYDPQKDKRFSGSVKLPHIPRPKMKICMLGDAQHVEEAEKIGLDYMDVEALKKLNKNKKLVKKLAKKYHAFLASESVIKQIPRLLGPGLNKAGKFPTLVTHQESLESKVNETKAMVKFQLKKVLCMGVAVGNVAMEEKQVFQNVQMSVNFLVSLLKKNWQNVRCLYLKSTMGPSNRIF is encoded by the exons ATGAG TAAGCTTCAGAGTGATGCGCTTAGAGAAGCTATTTCAACCATTGTAGCCCAGTCAAAGGAGAAACAGCGCAAATTTACTGAGACCATTGAACTCCAGATTGGTCTGAAAAACTATGATCCCCAAAAAGACAAGCGTTTCAGTGGGTCTGTGAAGCTTCCACATATTCCTCGCCCCAAAATGAAGATTTGCATGCTTGGAGATGCTCAACATGTTGAAGAG GCAGAGAAGATAGGTTTGGATTATATGGATGTGGAAGCATTGAAGAAACTAAACAAGAATAAGAAGTTGGTGAAGAAGCTTGCCAAGAAGTATCATGCCTTTTTGGCTTCTGAATCTGTCATCAAGCAAATCCCTCGTCTTTTGGGTCCTGGTCTCAACAAAGCAG GTAAATTCCCAACCCTTGTCACTCACCAGGAATCACTAGAGTCGAAGGTGAATGAGACAAAGGCAATGGTTAAGTTCCAGCTGAAAAAGGTTCTATGCATGGGAGTTGCTGTTGGGAATGTTGCAATGGAGGAGAAGCAGGTCTTCCAAAATGTGCAAATGAGCGTCAATTTCCTTGTTTCTTTGTTGAAGAAAAATTGGCAAAAT GTGAGGTGCCTCTACTTGAAGAGCACCATGGGTCCTTCAAACAGGATCTTTTGA
- the LOC107959363 gene encoding protein BIC2 — protein sequence MSSISPSSRNHNPSKPVSVRRVSNNMPGLGHEEEDVMLLHDKSYSCSNGGVLQGSALVPRGHCSDGNDKDSGRERLKRHREEVAGRVLVPDKWGKEELLKDWMDYSSFDSLLAPTGLASARKALMTEGRRSSSQRLMRIQSMC from the coding sequence ATGTCTAGCATTAGTCCCAGTTCCCGGAATCATAATCCGTCGAAGCCCGTTAGCGTCCGCCGGGTTTCCAACAATATGCCTGGTTTAGGACATGAAGAAGAAGATGTCATGTTGTTGCATGACAAGTCTTATAGTTGCAGTAACGGGGGTGTTCTACAAGGGTCAGCTTTGGTTCCTAGAGGGCATTGCAGTGATGGAAATGACAAGGATTCGGGACGTGAAAGGCTTAAAAGACACCGAGAAGAGGTTGCAGGACGAGTTTTGGTACCAGATAAATGGGGTAAAGAAGAGTTGCTTAAAGACTGGATGGATTATTCATCGTTTGATTCATTGTTAGCTCCCACTGGACTTGCTTCAGCTCGTAAAGCGCTTATGACTGAGGGAAGAAGGAGTAGTTCTCAACGGTTGATGAGGATTCAaagtatgtgttga
- the LOC107959364 gene encoding protein FD gives MQVLAADAPSGSGELLVMNDLPVYKRGRNNIQEAIEEAEQKKRKNKIKNRIAAAKSRARSQEHTRFLEEKVEQLRNENAHLKKLLSLEAAAAERLPEEREVMQGKKAKQCLESEELHT, from the exons ATGCAGGTTTTGGCTGCAGACGCACCTTCAGGAAGTGGAGAGTTGCTCGTAATGAATGATTTACCTGTTTACAAGAGAGGGAGGAACAATATACAAGAAGCCATTGAAGAGGCTGAGCAAAAGAAGAGGAAGAATAAGATCAAAAACAGAATTGCAGCTGCAAAATCTCGAGCCAGATCTCAG GAGCATACAAGATTTCTGGAAGAAAAAGTGGAGCAATTGAGAAATGAGAATGCACATTTAAAGAAATTACTTTCCCTG GAAGCTGCAGCAGCTGAGAGACTCCCAGAG GAAAGAGAAGTGATGCAAGGGAAAAAGGCAAAGCAGTGTTTAGAATCGGAAGAACTGCACACATAG
- the LOC107959359 gene encoding protein indeterminate-domain 7-like has product MSNLTCASGEASVSSAAGGTNYSQQYFSNPSAQAQPVKRKRNQPGNPDPDAEVIALSPKTLMATNRFVCEICNKGLQRDQNLQLQLSYYYQNQQINKNENNKEPA; this is encoded by the exons ATGTCTAATTTGACTTGTGCATCTGGTGAAGCCAGTGTTTCTTCAGCTGCTGGTGGAACCAACTATTCTCAACAATACTTTAGTAACCCATCAGCTCAAGCTCAGCCAGTTAAGAGAAAGAGGAACCAACCAGGCAATCCAG ACCCAGATGCAGAAGTGATAGCTTTGTCACCTAAAACACTAATGGCTACAAATAGATTTGTGTGTGAGATCTGCAACAAAGGGCTTCAAAGAGACCAGAACCTTCAGCTTCAATTAAGCTATTACTACCAAAATCAacaaatcaacaaaaatgaaaataacaagGAACCAGCTTAA